From Tachysurus fulvidraco isolate hzauxx_2018 chromosome 10, HZAU_PFXX_2.0, whole genome shotgun sequence, one genomic window encodes:
- the adra2da gene encoding alpha-2Da adrenergic receptor has translation MDLSGLNGTEEPNGTATAAWPHTEATAAFIILVVTLLILVTIVGNALVIVAVLTSHALRAPQNLFLVSLASADILVAALVIPFSLANELMGYWRFGSAWCALYLALDVLFCTSSIVHLCAISLDRYWSVTEAVSYNAKRTPARVKSTIAVVWAISAVISFPPLVMTEHNERVCIINEEPWYILSSAIVSFFAPAIIMIAVYRKIYRVAKQRASAVFAAKNGGPRPRNSPSDTCLARDAKPEAESPSSLSSGSKEGRRRNDDDDDDDEEELDDIDLEESCAWDGQPKKSGSARFAKRRKVEGRTERTCCRTTPWASKQPRTVPRVSRPLNAVRPSARKTRVAQLRERRFTFVLAVVMGVFVLCWFPFFFTYSLQAVCGERCRAPEGLFKLFFWIGYCNSSVNPIIYTIFNRDFRKAFKKIMCASATQRV, from the coding sequence ATGGACTTAAGCGGACTCAACGGCACGGAAGAGCCCAACGGGACTGCAACTGCGGCTTGgccacacacagaggccacggcGGCCTTTATTATCCTCGTGGTGACGCTTCTCATCCTGGTTACCATTGTTGGGAACGCGCTGGTCATCGTAGCCGTGCTAACGAGCCATGCGTTGCGCGCACCCCAAAACCTCTTTCTGGTGTCTCTGGCCTCGGCGGACATCCTGGTGGCAGCTCTTGTCATCCCCTTCTCGCTCGCCAACGAGCTAATGGGGTACTGGCGCTTCGGGAGCGCGTGGTGCGCGCTCTACCTGGCGCTGGACGTGCTTTTCTGCACGTCCTCCATTGTGCACCTGTGCGCAATCAGCCTAGACCGCTACTGGTCGGTAACCGAAGCAGTTAGCTATAACGCGAAGCGCACGCCAGCACGTGTCAAATCCACAATCGCGGTGGTATGGGCAATCTCCGCGGTCATCTCCTTTCCGCCGCTGGTCATGACCGAGCACAACGAACGGGTATGCATCATTAACGAGGAGCCGTGGTACATCCTGTCGTCAGCGATCGTGTCCTTCTTTGCGCCCGCAATCATCATGATCGCCGTCTACCGCAAGATCTACCGAGTGGCCAAGCAGCGCGCGTCAGCCGTCTTCGCAGCTAAAAACGGTGGCCCACGGCCGCGCAACTCACCGTCCGACACGTGCCTTGCGCGCGATGCCAAACCTGAAGCGGAGAGCCCGAGCAGCCTGAGCTCCGGGAGCAAGGAGGGACGGAGAAGaaacgacgacgacgacgacgacgacgaagAGGAGCTGGATGACATCGATCTGGAGGAGAGCTGCGCTTGGGACGGTCAGCCCAAAAAAAGTGGCAGCGCGCGCTTCGCCAAGCGCAGGAAAGTGGAAGGTCGGACGGAGCGGACCTGCTGCCGCACAACGCCGTGGGCTTCCAAACAACCCCGCACTGTGCCGCGCGTCTCCAGGCCGCTGAATGCCGTGAGACCGAGCGCACGGAAAACAAGAGTGGCGCAACTGCGCGAGAGGCGCTTCACCTTCGTTCTCGCAGTGGTGATGGGAGTGTTCGTGCTTTGCTGGTTCCCGTTTTTCTTCACTTACAGCCTGCAGGCGGTGTGCGGGGAACGGTGCCGCGCGCCAGAGGGCCTGTTCAAGCTCTTCTTCTGGATCGGTTACTGTAACAGCTCCGTTAACCCcattatttatacaatatttaaccGTGACTTCCGGAAGGCGTTTAAGAAAATCATGTGCGCTTCTGCAACTCAGCGGGTCTGA